The Oncorhynchus tshawytscha isolate Ot180627B linkage group LG20, Otsh_v2.0, whole genome shotgun sequence genome has a window encoding:
- the LOC112225797 gene encoding SUN domain-containing protein 2-like isoform X2 encodes MPRRSARLVTGGYYNQSSDDESSSCISYRESPVRVFNKKRTGGHKDSSRSSQASSTVSATNFTNERNINADDIDLAPTLRVTQRRQTFLSPSSVAPSVALEPSLSFSSMSYSSGYCSEEPQRPRTCSSRSFSSGIGTRTDAIFTRSWLPSWLPSWFAILLFLLPFLLTFVFMFSTAFPTMNLNLMTRPTQPDPRPDLTQKTTHGTPIMNSAFQMQMDTILGEIEIMKQKENQQQDISEMLQRMTKDLRCVKTEIDDMRVRVDSVDFESVSFDRRLDQEATEFSKQVADLQEHLLFTRGRVSALEDVSDTLQHLVTSIKNQPPPALTPTNTHLTPEFIEAMGKWLRDRLAQDERQDVKQVVKDCSRPLADKMPNFALESQGASIVTSRCSETYKTSSAQVSFLGIPLWSPSESPRTVIQGQLVQPGKCWPFRGAQGTMTVALSHPVHVTHVTMEHISTAVSPTGHIDSAPKDFAVYGITTDSEEGTLLGTFMFNQAGDPIQTFKLPNPNSVYRYVELRIISNWGHQDYTCVYRFRVHGKMPSA; translated from the exons ATGCCTAGGAGAAGCGCGAGGCTAGTAACCGGAGGGTACTATAACCAGTCCTCCGATGATGAGTCTTCCTCCTGCATCTCCTACAGGGAGAGCCCCGTCAG GGTTTTCAATAAGAAGAGAACTGGGGGACATAAGGATTCTTCCCGATCCAGTCAGGCCAGCAGCACTGTCAGTGCCACCAACTTCACCAATGAGCGAAACATCAATGCTGATGACATTG ATTTGGCTCCGACATTGAGGGTCACCCAGAGAAGGCAGACCTTCCTGTCTCCTTCTAGTGTGGCCCCCAGTGTGGCCCTGGAGCCCAGCCTGAGCTTCTCAAGCATGAGCTACAGCTCTGGCTACTGCTCTGAAGAGCCACAAAGGCCTAGGACATGCTCCAGCAGGAGCTTCTCTAGTGGAATTGGCACAAGGACCGATGCTATTTTCA CCCGTTCATGGTTGCCTTCCTGGTTGCCTTCCTGGTTTGCcatcctgctcttcctcctcccctttcttctGACCTTCG TATTCATGTTTTCGACTGCATTCCCCACCATGAACCTTAATCTGATGACCCGACCGACTCAACCTGACCCTCGACCTGATCTGACTCAAAAGACTACG CATGGAACTCCTATCATGAATTCAGCTTTCCAAATGCAAATGGATACtatactg GGAGAGATTGAAATTATGAAACAGAAAGAAAACCAGCAACAGGACATTTCCGAG ATGTTACAAAGAATGACTAAGGACCTGAGGTGTGTGAAGACCGAGATTGACGACATGAGAGTGAGGGTGGACAG TGTGGACTTTGAGAGTGTGAGCTTTGATCGTCGCCTGGATCAGGAAGCTACAGAGTTCAGCAAGCAGGTGGCTGATCTACAAGAACACCTACTCTTTACTAGAGGAAGAGTTAGTGCCCTGGAGGACGTCAGCgacacg cTGCAGCATCTGGTGACCTCTATAAAGAACCAGCCTCCTCCCGCTCTGACACCAACCAACACACACCTGACCCCTGAGTTCATAGAGGCCATGGGCAAATGGCTCAGAGATAGATTGGCCcag gatgAGAGACAGGATGTGAAACAGGTGGTGAAAGACTGCAGTCGTCCACTGGCTGACAAAATGCCCAACTTTGCCCTCGAGTCCCAAG gtgccaGCATTGTAACCAGTCGTTGCTCTGAGACATATAAGACCAGTTCGGCCCAAGTGAGTTTCCTGGGGATTCCCCTGTGGTCTCCATCAGAGAGCCCCCGGACTGTAATTCAG GGCCAGCTGGTGCAGCCTGGTAAGTGTTGGCCTTTCCGCGGGGCCCAGGGCACCATGACTGTGGCTCTGTCTCACCCTGTCCACGTCACCCACGTTACCATGGAGCACATCTCCACTGCCGTCTCTCCCACTGGACACATAGACAGCGCTCCTAAGGACTTTGCCGTCTAC GGCATAACTACTGACAGTGAAGAGGGAACCCTGCTCGGGACTTTCATGTTTAACCAGGCTGGGGATCCAATCCAGACATTTAAACTGCCT AACCCTAACAGTGTGTATCGTTATGTGGAGCTCCGTATCATCAGCAACTGGGGTCACCAGGACTATACATGTGTGTATCGCTTCCGGGTTCACGGCAAGATGCCTTCTGCGTGA
- the LOC112225797 gene encoding SUN domain-containing protein 2-like isoform X1 encodes MPRRSARLVTGGYYNQSSDDESSSCISYRESPVRVFNKKRTGGHKDSSRSSQASSTVSATNFTNERNINADDIDLAPTLRVTQRRQTFLSPSSVAPSVALEPSLSFSSMSYSSGYCSEEPQRPRTCSSRSFSSGIGTRTDAIFTRSWLPSWLPSWFAILLFLLPFLLTFAVFMFSTAFPTMNLNLMTRPTQPDPRPDLTQKTTHGTPIMNSAFQMQMDTILGEIEIMKQKENQQQDISEMLQRMTKDLRCVKTEIDDMRVRVDSVDFESVSFDRRLDQEATEFSKQVADLQEHLLFTRGRVSALEDVSDTLQHLVTSIKNQPPPALTPTNTHLTPEFIEAMGKWLRDRLAQDERQDVKQVVKDCSRPLADKMPNFALESQGASIVTSRCSETYKTSSAQVSFLGIPLWSPSESPRTVIQGQLVQPGKCWPFRGAQGTMTVALSHPVHVTHVTMEHISTAVSPTGHIDSAPKDFAVYGITTDSEEGTLLGTFMFNQAGDPIQTFKLPNPNSVYRYVELRIISNWGHQDYTCVYRFRVHGKMPSA; translated from the exons ATGCCTAGGAGAAGCGCGAGGCTAGTAACCGGAGGGTACTATAACCAGTCCTCCGATGATGAGTCTTCCTCCTGCATCTCCTACAGGGAGAGCCCCGTCAG GGTTTTCAATAAGAAGAGAACTGGGGGACATAAGGATTCTTCCCGATCCAGTCAGGCCAGCAGCACTGTCAGTGCCACCAACTTCACCAATGAGCGAAACATCAATGCTGATGACATTG ATTTGGCTCCGACATTGAGGGTCACCCAGAGAAGGCAGACCTTCCTGTCTCCTTCTAGTGTGGCCCCCAGTGTGGCCCTGGAGCCCAGCCTGAGCTTCTCAAGCATGAGCTACAGCTCTGGCTACTGCTCTGAAGAGCCACAAAGGCCTAGGACATGCTCCAGCAGGAGCTTCTCTAGTGGAATTGGCACAAGGACCGATGCTATTTTCA CCCGTTCATGGTTGCCTTCCTGGTTGCCTTCCTGGTTTGCcatcctgctcttcctcctcccctttcttctGACCTTCG CAGTATTCATGTTTTCGACTGCATTCCCCACCATGAACCTTAATCTGATGACCCGACCGACTCAACCTGACCCTCGACCTGATCTGACTCAAAAGACTACG CATGGAACTCCTATCATGAATTCAGCTTTCCAAATGCAAATGGATACtatactg GGAGAGATTGAAATTATGAAACAGAAAGAAAACCAGCAACAGGACATTTCCGAG ATGTTACAAAGAATGACTAAGGACCTGAGGTGTGTGAAGACCGAGATTGACGACATGAGAGTGAGGGTGGACAG TGTGGACTTTGAGAGTGTGAGCTTTGATCGTCGCCTGGATCAGGAAGCTACAGAGTTCAGCAAGCAGGTGGCTGATCTACAAGAACACCTACTCTTTACTAGAGGAAGAGTTAGTGCCCTGGAGGACGTCAGCgacacg cTGCAGCATCTGGTGACCTCTATAAAGAACCAGCCTCCTCCCGCTCTGACACCAACCAACACACACCTGACCCCTGAGTTCATAGAGGCCATGGGCAAATGGCTCAGAGATAGATTGGCCcag gatgAGAGACAGGATGTGAAACAGGTGGTGAAAGACTGCAGTCGTCCACTGGCTGACAAAATGCCCAACTTTGCCCTCGAGTCCCAAG gtgccaGCATTGTAACCAGTCGTTGCTCTGAGACATATAAGACCAGTTCGGCCCAAGTGAGTTTCCTGGGGATTCCCCTGTGGTCTCCATCAGAGAGCCCCCGGACTGTAATTCAG GGCCAGCTGGTGCAGCCTGGTAAGTGTTGGCCTTTCCGCGGGGCCCAGGGCACCATGACTGTGGCTCTGTCTCACCCTGTCCACGTCACCCACGTTACCATGGAGCACATCTCCACTGCCGTCTCTCCCACTGGACACATAGACAGCGCTCCTAAGGACTTTGCCGTCTAC GGCATAACTACTGACAGTGAAGAGGGAACCCTGCTCGGGACTTTCATGTTTAACCAGGCTGGGGATCCAATCCAGACATTTAAACTGCCT AACCCTAACAGTGTGTATCGTTATGTGGAGCTCCGTATCATCAGCAACTGGGGTCACCAGGACTATACATGTGTGTATCGCTTCCGGGTTCACGGCAAGATGCCTTCTGCGTGA